The Silene latifolia isolate original U9 population chromosome Y, ASM4854445v1, whole genome shotgun sequence sequence ATCACCTAGATTCCATTATAACAAATGAGATAAATCTCACAACttcattcataaaattcattGATTGATTATTACAAGGTAATTAATGCCCTTATATAGACTACTAAGTACTAATGACTTGGAAAATAAGAAACAAAAGGGATAAATGATTAAGCTACCCTTAATCTCCTTTTTTATGTGTATCaaattagggttcttgttttTCTTTCCTTTCATTTCCGTAATCTATCTGCACACGAATTATTGTCCTTTGTTTGCTTTCCTTCCCCATTTTGCCCTCGCCTTtcaatccttttttttttcatttgaggTTAAGTTCAATGACAATAATAGTGGAACAAAAAATCTAATCTTATTTCGATCTGATCATAGTGATTTGCCTCATCACTATGAATCTAGAGCTATTTCCGTAATCTATCTGCACACGAATTATCGTCCTTTGTTATCttaatgatttttgttttaatggACGGTCGTCACTATGAATTTGCCTCTAAGAATGAACCTAATGTAAGTTTGAATATTTGTCTTTGTAAATCCCTcaatttattgttcttattcttatgATATTGTTGATACTCAGTTTTACCTTTCTTATATATTTCAATTATCATTGTTGTGATTATAGGGTTGGGAACAAAGTCTATAATTTGTTCAGGGCGAAGATGTTGATCGGTCTATCCTCAAGAAGAATCTGTTTGCCATTTTTACAATGAAATTTAGCATAGTATTTTATCAGGTAGTTTTCATTTGACGCAATTCTCATCCTGGGTCATCCGAAATAGCATCTCGTAGTCATCTTCACCTTCCCTCATCATTCATCCCCATCGTTCTCTCCGTCTCTTCTTACAACTCATTCTCCCTCTTTTCCTCTCCATCACTCATTTCACCTTTTTACCAATTTCTTATCTTCGTCTACTCATTCCCCCTCTAACTCTATCAATTCATCCatcttttttattttgtttgtttatttattttgatcttaagttggttttattttttatttttttttaattaaacccGAAGGTTAAAGAAGTAATATTAATAGAATCAGCACAAACTACATCGGCGATTTCCAACGGAAAGGAATCCAACCATCTACGAGAACCTAACGTCCATGGTCTCAAATGAGTAAGCTCATGAGCGACCTTATTAAAATCTCTACGCACCCAATTAAACGAAACACTATCGAAAAAATTACAAAAAGCATAAATGTCATTATAAAGTAAATAAATACTACTACGTCCCTTCCGTCGCAGTTGAAGATCGTGGATAACAGTCGAACAATCGCCCTCCAAAATAACTCTTGAATTATTCTTCCGCCTTGCCTCCTTAAGACCATACAGTATAGTAGCTGCTTCAGCTTCCGCCGGGTCCATCTCAACCCCTCCCTGCTCCACCGCACACCATACAATCTGCCCCCTATCATTCCGACACACCGCACCCAACCCGACACCCACACCAGCCATCACAGCGGCATCAATATTCACCTTCAACACCTCTCCCACCGGCCTCTTC is a genomic window containing:
- the LOC141629534 gene encoding uncharacterized protein LOC141629534 → MGAEAHVEFMTGCLAIWERRNKAIFEDGEWRADLVVRRVRDLICEMADGGGSGEGRTRGVVEVKGCWKRPVGEVLKVNIDAAVMAGVGVGLGAVCRNDRGQIVWCAVEQGGVEMDPAEAEAATILYGLKEARRKNNSRVILEGDCSTVIHDLQLRRKGRSSIYLLYNDIYAFCNFFDSVSFNWVRRDFNKVAHELTHLRPWTLGSRRWLDSFPLEIADVVCADSINITSLTFGFN